In bacterium, the following proteins share a genomic window:
- the hypD gene encoding hydrogenase formation protein HypD, giving the protein MKYVSEFRNNANIQQLVKEIHIQSKKLSKQINLMEVCGTHTMSIGRYGIRGLLPSSVNLLSGPGCPVCVTSNRYFDIAMTLALQPNVLVATFGDILRVPGSFSTLEKENSKNNNIKVVYSPFECIPLAEKYPNKNILFLGVGFETTSPIVAATLKESKRLKIKNLYILSGHKLILPAMEFILDSGEVKIDGFLCPGHVSAITGSHIYKKISTKYSIPSVVSGFEPTDILQSILMLVASIAGKEKPCVKNQYIRVVKINGNPKAISLISEVFTETNSEWRGLGVIPKSGLSLKKEYIDFDPEKRFTIKIKKPKEDKDCICGSILKGVKTPIECKLFAKKCTPQHPVGPCMVSSEGTCASFYMYEKLN; this is encoded by the coding sequence ATGAAATATGTATCAGAATTTAGGAACAATGCTAATATTCAACAATTGGTAAAAGAGATACATATACAATCTAAAAAACTTTCAAAACAGATAAATCTTATGGAAGTGTGTGGCACTCACACAATGTCAATAGGTAGGTACGGTATACGAGGGTTGTTACCCAGTTCAGTAAACCTTCTATCTGGACCAGGTTGCCCTGTATGTGTAACTTCCAACAGGTACTTTGATATTGCTATGACTCTTGCTTTGCAACCAAACGTCCTTGTTGCAACTTTTGGAGATATTCTAAGAGTTCCCGGTTCATTTTCTACTCTTGAAAAAGAAAATTCTAAAAACAATAACATAAAAGTCGTCTACTCACCTTTTGAATGTATACCTCTTGCAGAAAAATACCCTAACAAAAACATTCTTTTCCTTGGTGTTGGTTTTGAAACAACCTCTCCGATTGTTGCTGCCACATTAAAAGAATCCAAACGGTTAAAAATAAAAAATCTGTATATATTATCAGGTCACAAACTTATTCTACCTGCAATGGAGTTTATTCTTGATTCTGGAGAAGTAAAAATAGATGGTTTTTTATGTCCTGGACACGTAAGTGCTATTACAGGTAGTCACATATATAAGAAAATTTCTACTAAATATAGTATTCCTTCTGTTGTTAGCGGATTTGAACCAACAGATATTTTGCAGTCAATTTTGATGCTTGTTGCAAGCATTGCAGGTAAAGAAAAACCGTGTGTTAAAAATCAGTATATAAGGGTTGTAAAAATAAACGGGAACCCTAAAGCCATATCTCTTATTTCGGAAGTTTTTACAGAAACAAACTCAGAATGGCGAGGGTTAGGGGTTATTCCTAAAAGTGGGCTTTCCTTAAAAAAAGAGTATATTGATTTTGACCCAGAAAAGAGGTTCACAATAAAAATCAAAAAACCTAAAGAAGATAAAGACTGTATATGTGGCAGTATTTTAAAAGGTGTAAAAACTCCTATTGAGTGTAAATTGTTTGCTAAAAAATGTACACCTCAACATCCTGTTGGACCTTGTATGGTATCTTCAGAGGGAACCTGTGCCTCTTTTTATATGTACGAAAAACTAAACTGA
- a CDS encoding beta-lactamase family protein, which yields MSTEEMIFPGKTWIKGDPEEFGFTKKALQDMDENMKQAEANGALILNGRFLVEWNYAGPSERTVEIQSCTKSITSMMLGLAVQDGLIPNIDVFVKDYWPDFENGPYTDKITFRHLATMTSGISSGGAFVAQLSYFDPGNMEPGKEHHYTNSQSNALASALTYLYERTLSDVIQEKVLSTLEIEDKFRWWVGKMAPIQGYSIEKIVTAKGEEVPVNIGAWGTQWSARDLARVGLLYLNKGMWKDKRVLAEEFVKESLTDIPFEVKEWRLGKWFENQPRTQKYLMNVGYGLSWWTTRGAETEVWNMGGNGGQFCLLIPEYGVVMTKINGYAKRPFIAKNAFVPTILDCLR from the coding sequence ATGTCTACAGAAGAGATGATATTTCCTGGAAAAACTTGGATTAAAGGAGACCCCGAAGAGTTCGGTTTTACAAAGAAAGCATTACAAGATATGGATGAAAATATGAAGCAGGCAGAGGCAAACGGTGCGCTTATACTTAACGGGCGTTTTCTTGTTGAATGGAACTACGCAGGTCCGTCTGAGCGAACCGTAGAAATTCAGTCCTGTACAAAATCTATTACCAGTATGATGTTGGGACTGGCTGTTCAAGATGGCTTAATTCCTAACATTGATGTATTTGTGAAAGATTATTGGCCCGATTTTGAAAACGGTCCCTATACTGATAAGATAACATTTAGGCATCTTGCTACTATGACCTCAGGAATATCTTCTGGAGGTGCTTTTGTTGCCCAGTTAAGCTATTTTGACCCTGGCAATATGGAGCCGGGTAAGGAACACCACTATACCAACTCCCAATCAAATGCTCTTGCTTCTGCTTTAACCTACCTTTACGAAAGAACACTCAGCGATGTAATACAAGAGAAGGTATTAAGCACTTTAGAAATAGAAGATAAGTTTAGATGGTGGGTAGGAAAAATGGCTCCGATTCAAGGTTATAGTATTGAAAAGATAGTAACTGCAAAAGGAGAAGAAGTGCCTGTTAATATAGGCGCTTGGGGAACTCAATGGTCAGCAAGGGATTTAGCAAGGGTTGGGCTTTTGTATCTAAATAAAGGTATGTGGAAAGACAAAAGGGTGCTTGCTGAAGAATTTGTTAAAGAGAGCCTTACAGATATACCTTTTGAAGTTAAAGAGTGGCGTTTAGGCAAATGGTTTGAAAATCAGCCTAGAACACAAAAATATCTAATGAATGTGGGTTATGGGTTGAGTTGGTGGACTACAAGAGGTGCTGAGACAGAGGTCTGGAATATGGGTGGTAATGGAGGTCAGTTTTGTCTGTTAATACCTGAGTATGGAGTGGTTATGACCAAAATTAATGGATATGCCAAAAGACCTTTTATAGCAAAAAATGCCTTTGTGCCAACAATTCTTGACTGTTTAAGGTAG
- a CDS encoding HypC/HybG/HupF family hydrogenase formation chaperone codes for MCLAVPMKVLKIYENKAIAEFGGLRKEVNIELVSSLKEGDYIIVHAGCAIEKLDKKYAQETLNLLAKLTF; via the coding sequence ATGTGTTTAGCAGTACCTATGAAGGTTTTAAAGATATATGAAAATAAGGCTATTGCGGAGTTTGGAGGGTTGAGGAAAGAGGTAAATATAGAACTTGTATCTTCTTTAAAAGAAGGCGATTATATTATTGTACATGCAGGATGCGCTATTGAAAAACTTGACAAAAAATATGCACAAGAGACTTTAAACTTGTTGGCTAAACTTACTTTTTAA